One genomic segment of Paenibacillus xylanexedens includes these proteins:
- a CDS encoding PTS fructose transporter subunit IIABC — protein sequence MKISNVLKPENIILDVTATTKAELIDELSQKLNDNGYLSDIEQFKKDIWAREEQVPTEVGFGIAIPHAKSTGVQSPAIIMGRSLSGIEYSTESCNLFFMIAVDQSSSSEHLQTLSKISTFLMDELFRAKLILARDQEEIVRLFEQAEEQDAQALHSPNKYAGKKVVGVTGCPTGIAHTFMAAEALKNAAKELGVHIKVQTNGSTGVGNQLTPEDIAEADGIIVAADVKVDMDVFGDRPVIKTSVKNGVHHAQELIEDAIAGKGVVLNQGNSNLKEAKEKTRLKQPKIYSHIMNGVSFMIPFVVAGGILIALSFMFGIHAADPNSPDYNAFAAFLSTAGGSAAFALMVPVLAGYIAYSIADRPGLAPGMIGGMLATIGGSGFLGGMLAGFIAGYTILALKKLVKGIPDSLQSLSPVLILPLVGSFVTALIMYFVINSPMAWINESLQGWLNGLTGSNAILLGALLAGMMASDMGGPINKTASAFGLAMFANQIFEPSAALMVGGMVPPLGVALATTLFKNKFSIEERNAGKAAYIMGASFITEAAIPFAANDPLRVIPSNIVGAAIGGGMSMALGISLQAPHGGIFVIPIAASNPLLYIVCILVGSIITACMIGLLKKPVYQPKSNSSDPSDKKALTTMKSA from the coding sequence ATGAAGATTTCTAATGTCTTAAAACCAGAAAATATCATATTAGATGTCACCGCTACGACCAAAGCCGAATTAATAGATGAATTGTCGCAAAAGTTAAACGATAACGGCTATTTAAGCGATATTGAGCAATTTAAAAAAGATATCTGGGCACGTGAAGAACAGGTTCCTACAGAAGTGGGATTCGGAATAGCCATTCCACATGCCAAGTCTACTGGAGTACAGTCCCCTGCCATTATTATGGGCAGATCATTAAGCGGTATTGAATATAGTACCGAATCATGTAATTTATTTTTTATGATTGCAGTCGATCAAAGCTCTTCATCAGAGCATTTGCAAACATTATCCAAAATTTCGACCTTTTTGATGGATGAACTATTTAGAGCGAAACTTATCCTTGCTCGAGATCAAGAAGAGATTGTCCGTTTATTTGAACAGGCAGAAGAGCAAGATGCGCAGGCACTTCATAGTCCTAACAAGTATGCTGGCAAAAAAGTGGTTGGAGTTACAGGCTGTCCTACAGGAATTGCCCATACGTTTATGGCCGCGGAAGCATTGAAAAATGCGGCCAAGGAACTCGGTGTACACATTAAAGTGCAAACCAATGGATCAACAGGTGTTGGAAATCAATTGACTCCTGAAGATATTGCTGAAGCTGATGGTATTATTGTGGCGGCAGATGTCAAAGTCGATATGGATGTTTTTGGCGATCGTCCAGTGATCAAAACTTCTGTCAAAAATGGAGTTCATCATGCACAAGAGTTAATTGAAGATGCGATTGCTGGAAAAGGTGTCGTTTTGAATCAAGGCAACAGTAATCTTAAAGAAGCAAAAGAAAAAACACGCTTAAAGCAGCCTAAAATATACAGCCATATTATGAATGGTGTATCCTTTATGATTCCTTTTGTAGTCGCAGGAGGTATATTGATTGCGCTTTCGTTTATGTTTGGTATTCATGCGGCTGACCCAAATAGCCCGGACTATAATGCTTTCGCCGCTTTTTTAAGTACAGCAGGGGGTAGTGCTGCTTTTGCATTGATGGTTCCTGTATTAGCGGGGTATATTGCGTATAGTATTGCTGACCGTCCAGGATTGGCACCTGGTATGATTGGTGGGATGCTGGCAACTATTGGAGGTTCTGGATTTTTGGGAGGTATGCTGGCTGGATTTATCGCCGGTTATACGATCCTAGCTCTGAAAAAATTAGTCAAAGGCATTCCTGACTCACTGCAAAGCCTGTCACCTGTGCTGATCTTGCCATTAGTAGGTTCATTTGTAACCGCCTTGATTATGTATTTTGTCATCAACAGTCCGATGGCTTGGATCAATGAGTCGTTACAAGGTTGGCTAAATGGCTTAACAGGCTCGAATGCTATTTTATTAGGAGCACTTCTGGCTGGAATGATGGCATCTGATATGGGAGGGCCGATTAACAAAACAGCATCTGCATTTGGACTGGCGATGTTCGCCAATCAAATCTTTGAACCTTCTGCTGCTCTGATGGTTGGAGGTATGGTTCCGCCACTGGGTGTTGCATTAGCTACAACATTATTTAAGAATAAATTTTCAATCGAAGAACGTAATGCAGGCAAAGCCGCTTATATTATGGGTGCGTCGTTTATTACAGAAGCCGCGATTCCGTTTGCTGCAAATGATCCCTTGAGAGTTATTCCATCCAATATTGTAGGTGCAGCGATTGGTGGAGGAATGAGCATGGCTCTAGGTATTTCGTTACAAGCTCCTCACGGTGGAATCTTTGTTATTCCCATTGCGGCAAGTAATCCATTACTGTATATTGTCTGTATTTTAGTTGGTTCCATCATTACAGCTTGTATGATTGGATTGTTAAAGAAACCTGTATATCAACCAAAAAGTAATTCAAGCGACCCGTCAGATAAAAAAGCCTTAACAACTATGAAATCTGCATAA
- a CDS encoding phosphate ABC transporter substrate-binding protein translates to MFKKLPFILMTLTFVLVLAACGSKNDAGTEGAASNGSGEAATELSGNILAVGSTALLPLVEQAGQKFMAVDEYKNVTVQVQGGGSGTGLTQVSDGQATIGNSDVFAEEKLEDEAKVKELVDHQVAVVAMAPVSNKDAGVEDLTKQQLIDIFSGKVTNWKDVGGADKAIVIVNRPSSSGTRATFEKYALGAKMGDIQGSIQEDSSGNVKKLVSETPGAIGYLALSYLDDSLQVLKYEGVEATVENVEAGTYPVWAYEHMYTKGEPDAATKAFLDYILSDEIQQNDVTELGYIPMSGMKVKRDAAGNVVE, encoded by the coding sequence ATGTTTAAAAAGTTGCCGTTTATTTTGATGACCTTAACGTTCGTACTGGTACTCGCAGCATGCGGATCGAAAAATGACGCTGGTACAGAGGGTGCCGCAAGCAATGGATCAGGAGAAGCTGCTACTGAGCTTAGCGGTAACATTCTGGCAGTCGGATCGACAGCATTGCTACCTCTGGTAGAACAAGCTGGACAGAAATTTATGGCAGTTGATGAATATAAGAACGTAACGGTTCAAGTTCAAGGTGGCGGTAGTGGTACTGGTTTGACACAAGTATCTGACGGACAAGCTACAATCGGTAACTCTGATGTATTTGCAGAAGAGAAACTGGAGGACGAAGCCAAAGTAAAAGAACTGGTTGACCATCAAGTAGCAGTAGTAGCTATGGCGCCAGTTAGCAACAAAGATGCAGGTGTAGAAGATTTGACGAAGCAACAACTGATCGACATCTTCTCCGGTAAAGTAACGAACTGGAAAGACGTTGGCGGCGCGGATAAAGCAATCGTTATTGTAAACCGTCCGAGCAGTTCCGGTACTCGTGCAACTTTCGAGAAGTATGCATTGGGTGCAAAAATGGGTGATATCCAAGGTTCGATTCAAGAAGATTCTTCTGGTAACGTAAAAAAATTGGTATCTGAAACGCCAGGTGCTATTGGTTACCTTGCCTTGTCTTACTTGGATGACAGCTTGCAAGTGTTGAAATACGAAGGTGTAGAAGCAACAGTTGAGAACGTAGAAGCAGGAACTTATCCAGTGTGGGCTTACGAGCACATGTACACAAAAGGTGAGCCTGATGCAGCAACAAAAGCATTCTTGGATTACATCTTGAGTGACGAAATTCAACAAAACGACGTGACAGAACTTGGATACATTCCAATGTCAGGTATGAAAGTAAAACGCGATGCAGCAGGTAATGTGGTTGAGTAA
- the pstC gene encoding phosphate ABC transporter permease subunit PstC produces the protein MEQTEGGTVMNNKLKPRRPLKEKHYWEEWTGRIYTSICVVFLIVVMFSIVYFVASKGLSTFFQNGISISEFLGGKTWDPTGEPAFYGALPFITGSFITTLLAALIASPLGLCAALFMTEIVPGKGKKILQPAIELLSGIPSVVYGFIGLSVIVPLLRSIFGGTGVGIAAGCLVLAVMILPTVTSIMADALSALPKGLRESSYALGATRWQTIYRVIIPTTLPALLTGVVLGMARAFGEALAVQMVIGNAPHVPTSLLESASTLTSVITLSMGNTTMGSVHNNALWSMALVLLVMTFVFVILVRLLERRNRV, from the coding sequence ATGGAACAGACCGAAGGGGGAACGGTAATGAATAACAAGTTGAAACCGCGCCGGCCCTTAAAAGAGAAACATTATTGGGAAGAGTGGACGGGACGGATCTATACGTCGATTTGTGTCGTTTTCCTGATCGTTGTCATGTTTTCCATTGTTTATTTTGTAGCGTCCAAGGGACTATCCACATTTTTTCAAAATGGAATAAGCATCAGCGAATTCCTTGGTGGAAAAACGTGGGATCCAACCGGAGAACCTGCGTTCTACGGGGCCTTGCCGTTCATCACAGGTTCTTTCATTACAACCTTGCTTGCAGCATTGATCGCAAGTCCGCTTGGCCTGTGTGCAGCGCTCTTCATGACAGAGATTGTTCCGGGTAAAGGCAAAAAGATCTTGCAGCCTGCGATTGAGCTCTTGTCCGGAATTCCATCCGTTGTATACGGATTTATCGGTCTGAGTGTCATCGTACCTTTGCTTCGCAGTATCTTTGGCGGAACAGGCGTCGGGATTGCAGCCGGATGTCTTGTTCTCGCGGTAATGATTCTTCCTACGGTGACAAGTATTATGGCAGATGCATTGTCCGCATTGCCAAAAGGATTGCGTGAATCCTCCTACGCACTGGGTGCCACTCGCTGGCAAACCATCTACCGTGTCATTATCCCAACGACTTTGCCAGCTTTGTTGACAGGTGTCGTTTTGGGTATGGCCCGTGCTTTTGGTGAGGCACTTGCTGTGCAGATGGTTATCGGTAATGCACCGCATGTTCCAACATCCTTGCTTGAATCGGCTTCAACATTAACAAGTGTAATTACACTCAGCATGGGTAACACCACGATGGGTTCTGTTCATAACAATGCACTGTGGAGTATGGCGCTTGTCCTGTTGGTGATGACCTTTGTCTTCGTCATTCTGGTTCGCCTGCTTGAAAGGAGAAACCGGGTATGA
- the pstA gene encoding phosphate ABC transporter permease PstA, which yields MKAKTVDKIATSVIVVLALFIVILLLGLLGFIMYRGIGHISWNFLTSAPQLLKGGGGIGPQLFNSVFLLVLTLIVTIPLGWGGGIYMAEYAKPGKITSFIRLVVEVLSSFPSIVIGLFGLLLLVNQFGLGFSLISGALALAIFNLPLMVRTTEQAFRAVPKEQKEAGLALGLSKWKIITSILLPVALPSLITGTILASGRIFGEAAALMFTAGMSSPPLDFTDWNPTSPRSPLNPFRPAETLAVHIWKVNSEGIGPDSKEVAAGASAVLVILVLAFNLSARWIGRVVFRRMTASK from the coding sequence ATGAAGGCAAAGACGGTAGATAAAATTGCAACATCCGTTATCGTTGTACTGGCCCTGTTCATTGTTATTCTATTGCTCGGTCTGCTTGGCTTCATCATGTATAGAGGCATTGGACATATTAGCTGGAACTTCCTGACGAGCGCACCACAGTTGCTTAAGGGTGGCGGCGGGATTGGTCCACAGCTCTTCAACTCCGTATTTTTGCTTGTCCTGACCTTGATTGTTACCATTCCACTCGGATGGGGCGGCGGGATTTACATGGCGGAATACGCTAAACCAGGCAAGATTACCAGCTTCATTCGTCTGGTCGTTGAAGTATTGTCATCATTCCCTTCCATTGTTATCGGTTTGTTTGGTCTCTTGCTGCTAGTAAATCAATTTGGTCTTGGTTTCTCCCTGATCTCGGGTGCCTTGGCTCTGGCGATCTTTAACTTGCCACTGATGGTACGGACAACGGAGCAGGCCTTCCGGGCTGTTCCGAAGGAACAGAAGGAAGCAGGTCTGGCGCTTGGACTGTCCAAGTGGAAGATTATCACTTCCATTCTACTGCCTGTGGCATTGCCGAGCTTGATTACGGGTACGATCCTGGCATCGGGCCGGATCTTTGGTGAAGCAGCAGCGCTGATGTTCACCGCAGGTATGAGTAGTCCACCATTGGACTTTACAGATTGGAATCCGACGAGTCCAAGATCACCGCTTAATCCTTTCCGTCCGGCAGAGACACTTGCTGTCCATATCTGGAAAGTGAATAGTGAAGGTATTGGGCCAGATTCCAAAGAAGTGGCAGCAGGGGCATCCGCCGTGCTTGTCATTCTCGTGCTGGCGTTCAATCTAAGTGCACGCTGGATCGGTCGGGTTGTATTCCGCCGCATGACAGCTTCGAAATAA
- the pstB gene encoding phosphate ABC transporter ATP-binding protein PstB encodes MAIPFGTEQLSIYYGHFQAVKQISLTFPEASVTALIGPSGCGKSTFLRSLNRMNDEIAGSRTEGHIWMDGNDLNEPGTDVIKLRQKIGMVWQKPNPFHKSIYNNIAFGPRYRGTKSKKALDEIVEKSLRRAALWDEVKDRLHESALSLSGGQQQRLCIARALSVDPQILLLDEPASALDPVSSGKVEELITELKKELRIVIVTHNMQQAARISDYTAYFYLGNMIEHGDTEHIFTNPDNRLTQEYIMGRFG; translated from the coding sequence ATGGCCATACCTTTTGGTACGGAACAGTTAAGCATATATTATGGACATTTCCAGGCGGTCAAGCAGATTAGCCTGACGTTTCCTGAAGCAAGCGTAACGGCTCTTATTGGACCGTCTGGTTGCGGTAAATCCACGTTCCTCCGGTCGCTGAACCGGATGAACGACGAGATTGCCGGTTCCCGTACAGAGGGACATATCTGGATGGACGGTAACGACCTGAATGAGCCTGGAACCGATGTAATCAAGCTTCGCCAGAAGATTGGCATGGTGTGGCAGAAGCCGAACCCTTTTCATAAGTCCATCTACAACAATATCGCGTTTGGCCCCCGCTACCGTGGTACGAAGAGTAAGAAGGCACTGGATGAAATTGTGGAAAAAAGCTTGCGCCGTGCTGCGCTCTGGGACGAAGTGAAAGACAGACTGCATGAGTCAGCTCTGTCTCTCTCTGGCGGACAACAGCAGCGGCTGTGTATTGCCCGCGCCCTCTCGGTTGATCCGCAGATTTTGCTGCTCGATGAGCCGGCATCTGCACTTGATCCGGTATCTTCGGGTAAGGTTGAGGAATTGATCACCGAACTCAAGAAGGAGCTGCGGATCGTCATTGTTACCCATAATATGCAGCAGGCGGCACGCATCTCGGATTATACGGCTTATTTCTACCTGGGGAACATGATTGAACACGGGGATACGGAGCATATTTTCACGAACCCGGACAATCGTCTGACGCAAGAATACATTATGGGTCGTTTCGGTTAA
- a CDS encoding phosphotransferase enzyme family protein produces MAADIIQNYRIEKPVVSYIRHNENLTYHVVDEASGQKYLLRIHQAAYASMTGIQHTPPALEAEMNLLHELNATTALRVQHPVRNASGEWVTVWTSEAGKENCCTVLEWIEGRDIQQGERLTTEQIYDLGSQLQMLHQYGREQNQTDRTTVRPAYGNSHENLVMLGQLEEGVRLGIFTTEDFDLLRETFENINEQLETYPHHAGTWGIIHGDITRNNLLITEQGISMIDFCLHGYGYYLFDAGGAALMFNREERDIFLSGYTQQIAPLTDRDIRLMEGFMLIFTLGYYAFQMANESRHEWMKDRMPKLCSKYCRPYVQNERIFYEL; encoded by the coding sequence ATGGCAGCTGATATCATACAGAACTACAGGATTGAAAAACCTGTCGTTTCATATATTCGTCACAACGAGAATCTGACATATCATGTCGTTGATGAAGCAAGCGGGCAGAAGTATCTGCTACGTATCCATCAAGCCGCATATGCAAGTATGACAGGCATTCAGCATACGCCTCCTGCGCTGGAGGCAGAGATGAACTTGCTTCATGAGTTAAATGCAACGACAGCATTGCGCGTGCAACATCCGGTACGCAATGCATCCGGTGAATGGGTCACGGTATGGACAAGTGAGGCAGGGAAAGAGAATTGTTGTACAGTACTGGAGTGGATTGAGGGAAGGGACATCCAGCAGGGAGAACGCCTGACAACAGAGCAGATCTATGATCTTGGGTCACAACTGCAGATGCTTCATCAATATGGGCGTGAGCAGAATCAGACAGATCGAACAACGGTGCGGCCGGCATATGGCAATAGCCATGAGAACTTGGTCATGCTCGGGCAGCTAGAGGAAGGTGTCCGACTGGGGATTTTTACAACGGAAGACTTCGATCTGCTTCGTGAGACGTTTGAGAACATTAATGAGCAGTTAGAAACATACCCGCATCACGCAGGGACATGGGGGATCATTCATGGGGATATTACTCGCAACAATCTGCTGATAACGGAGCAGGGAATTTCCATGATTGATTTTTGTCTACACGGTTATGGTTATTATCTTTTTGATGCCGGAGGGGCAGCACTGATGTTCAATCGGGAGGAACGTGACATATTCTTATCCGGTTATACCCAACAGATCGCACCACTGACGGATCGTGATATCCGATTAATGGAAGGATTTATGTTGATCTTTACACTGGGTTATTATGCCTTTCAGATGGCGAATGAGTCGAGGCACGAATGGATGAAAGATCGCATGCCAAAGCTATGCAGCAAGTATTGCAGACCTTATGTACAAAATGAGCGTATTTTCTATGAGTTGTGA
- the sdaAB gene encoding L-serine ammonia-lyase, iron-sulfur-dependent subunit beta has translation MRFKDVFSIIGPSMTGPSSSHTAGAARLGRIARQWLGCTPDRARLTLYGSFADTYQGHGTDLALIGGLLDYVTDDPRIPDAEQYAEEAGMEVEFYTSGLPAPHPNTVKIELWHGERACSLIGASIGGGSVSVHSMNDFRVQISGEFPTLVLRHADKAGVLASVTSTISSSGVNIGYMQVDRKARDGEALTAMEMDGVPNPDMLKRLRELDHVLDIRVIDLKRGVDSDAV, from the coding sequence GTGCGATTTAAAGATGTGTTTTCAATTATTGGTCCGTCGATGACGGGGCCTTCAAGTTCACATACAGCTGGAGCGGCAAGGTTAGGGAGAATTGCTCGACAGTGGCTAGGATGTACGCCAGATCGTGCCCGGCTGACCCTGTACGGTTCATTTGCAGATACGTATCAGGGGCACGGAACAGATCTGGCACTGATCGGCGGTCTGCTGGATTATGTCACAGACGATCCGCGTATCCCGGATGCAGAGCAATACGCAGAGGAAGCGGGCATGGAGGTTGAGTTTTATACAAGTGGCCTGCCTGCTCCTCATCCGAATACGGTCAAAATTGAGTTGTGGCATGGAGAACGTGCCTGCTCCTTAATCGGTGCATCCATTGGTGGTGGAAGTGTATCGGTGCATTCGATGAATGATTTTCGTGTTCAGATTAGTGGTGAGTTCCCGACACTCGTTCTTCGACATGCAGACAAAGCAGGGGTGCTTGCGTCGGTAACGTCCACGATCAGTTCATCCGGGGTTAACATCGGGTATATGCAGGTGGATCGGAAAGCCCGTGATGGCGAAGCACTGACTGCGATGGAGATGGACGGTGTGCCTAATCCTGATATGCTCAAGCGTCTAAGGGAGCTGGACCATGTGTTAGACATTCGTGTCATAGATTTGAAGAGAGGAGTTGATTCGGATGCGGTTTAA